ACCCGAAGAATCGTGCCCGACGGTTGATTTTCAGCACAACTTTGCCCGTATCTCCTTCGTACATGGCAGTAGCGGCGAAGAAATCGTGCTTGAAGACCTGTCGGAGACGGTAAGTTTTGCCGTCCGCGGAAATCGTCGGCGGCATCGGCTCTCGTCCCAGAGCGAGCAGCACAGCGGGCACATTGCGTCGGCCTTGTTGATCTGCCATGTTCCGCCCCTGAACCCGCCGCGTGATGGATGCCTCGGCCCCTCTTGTGGTGAGAGGACTTGGCGCGATTGTATTTCCGACCCGCGGCGTTTCCAATGCCCGATCGGCAATCAGTGCGATTTCGAAAGTGACCCGAGTCGATGCCACGTGCCCACGCTCAGACAACCGCCGCTGGCTTGCGATTCCTTTCGCTGGTCGTGCTCGTGCTCGTCGTATCCCTTCGCCCGATGATCGCCGAGTCGTACGACACGGCGCGGAGCCCATTCGGGTCAGCAATCTCACAGATTGCCGACCCGACGCCCGTGCGGACGCTCGTTCTCGACGTGAGCATTCTTCTTGCCGCCTGCGCCTCCCTCGTTGCCCACCGAATGGAACGCAGCAGACGTCCTCGCTGGCCCGGCCTCGAGTGGGGCCTCGCGCTCTGCGCGTTCGCGGCGCTGATCTCGTGCGTATTCGCCGGCCAGAAGCGCCTCGCCATCAATGGGGCGATCGACTGGCTCTGCCTGCCGATTCTCGCCCTGACCCTGGCGGACCTCCTGCGCCGCGACGGCCAGCGTCGCCTGCTCCTCGCCGCGATCCTCGGTGCAGCCGCGACGCAGGTCGCCACCGGCGTCGAGCAATACCGCGGTTTCGAGGACACCTGGGCCCAATACCAGCAGCACAAGGCCGAGTTCTGGGCGGCTCAGGGAATCCAGCCCGGCGACGGGCGTATCGAGCTCTTCGAACGCCGGGCAAACTCCCGCGAGATTCAGGCGAGCTTCCCCCACAGCAACGTCGCCGCGTCGTACTTCCTGCTCTGCGTCTTTGCCGCGGCCGGTGCAGCACTGGACCGCTGGCGCGTGGCCGTCGCATCTCGCGCCGCGCCGCAGTTGCTGCTCGCCTTGGGCTCCACGGCGCTTGCCGCGGCACTGGTTGGCACACTCGCCTTTACGGGAAGCCTCGGCGCCATGCTCGCAGGTGTCGCGGGGCTGGCACTATGGATCGTCGTTATCGCGCTCCGATCATGGATCGCGCGTCACCGGCGACTCGCCCTGCGCATCGGCTGGGGCGTCGCGCTCGCGGCCGCGGTCGCGTTCATCTCCTGGGGGCTGATCCGCCAATCCTTCCCCAGCATGTCACTGACTTTTCGCTGGCAATACTGGACCGCCGCCGCCAGGATGATCGCCGACCATCCGTTGACCGGCGTGGGGCGGGAGAACTTCGGCCGGCACTACCTCCAGTACAAGTCCATCGCCAGTCCGGAAGAAGTGAGCAATCCACACAATTTCCTGGTGCAGTTCGCCGCGGACTGGGGCCTTCTGGGCCTGGCCGGCGCGATCGTCCTTCTCGTCGCCGGCGTCAACGCCGTGACCCGACCACGAGCCAATCCGCCCCCGTCACCGGAAGCAAATGACGCCGACCCCAGGGATGTCCGAACCTCCGCAGGGGGGATCAGCAAGGATACTCCGCTCACCGCGCTCGATTCTCCCCGCCGAGCCGTCATCTGGATGTGCCTCCTGATTGCCTCGATCACGCTGCTCCGCCTTCCGTTGCTTGGCTCCGAAAATTTCGCGTTTCTCTACTACAACTCCGTACTGGCGGCCCTGTCCTTCGCCATCGGATTCATCATGGTCGCGATGCCGAGAACGGCAGCCCCTGCGATCGCGCCGCCCTCAACCCGCATCGCGAACGACGGCGTCGCCCCGCGCGTCATTCAATTCGATCTCGCCATCGCCGTCGGGCTGTTCGCCTTTCTCGTGAGCGACCTGATCAACTTCTCCTTGTTCGTGCCCGGTTCCGCAACGACGTTCTTCGCCTTCCTCGGATTGGCGCTGTCCACACGTCGCACGAACGCCTCTTCTGAGCAGCAGGCTTTAGCCTGCGCGAACACTAGGCCGCCAAAACCTGGCACAGTGAGCTCCGCGATGGCCTACCTTCGTCGAACCTCGCCGCTGCCCTACGTAACCGGCGCCCTCGCGTTTGCCGCGATCTTTCTCGGTCTCATCCCCGTCGCATGCTCAGCGCACGCCTTGGCCGAGGCGCGACGACTGACGGCCGAACCCTATTCCGGCGAGCCCCTCTATCATCCCGCCTATCCCGCGTTCCAACGTGCCGCCGACCTCGATCCCTTCGACTCCACGGCGTTGCGGGAATGTTCGCTCTGGCTCTTCTCCCTCGCGGAATCGATCCCGCCGGAGAATGACGCCGCCCGCCAATATGCCCTTCAGGCGCTACGAATGGCCCGCGTCACGCGCGATCCGTACGATCTGTCCTCCCGTCGTCGCCTGGCCCGCATCGACATGGCCCTGGGCAATCGCACCGGCGACGAGAAGGACTACCGCGCCGCCGTCGCCGCTGCGGAAGCCGCCCTGCGCCTCTACCCCGAAAGTCCCGAATCCCTGATCCTCCTGGCCGACATCGAGCGCGGGGCCGCGGATGGCATGAACGCGGCGGATCTTCGTGCCCGCGCCGTCGAGCACTACCGCGCCGCCCTGGACATGGACCGCTCCCGCCCGCCGTGGGCGGAGTTCAACCGCCTCCCGCAGCGCGAGGTCGAACGAGTCGAGAAGGCCATTGCGGAAATGACAATGCCGGCCCGAGGCGAGTAGCATTGAGCAGCCTACCCGGCCCGGTGTCGGAGCGATTCTCGGCAGGCGTGTGCTGGACCGCCGAATCGGCCGCAGCGAGCGTTCAGGCATCCGTCTTGCCGCATGGCTACGCGTCACGGGAGGCGCGATGATCGTTGGGATCGGTATACTGTTTCTCGTCGCAACCACGTAGATGTAAAGGAAGGACTGCATGATTCGCACACTGACATCGCTCGCAGCACTCGCCACAGCCGCCTTGGGTGCAGTGGCGTCGGCACAGCACACTGAACCGCACCTGACGCTCTTCACCAACGTCCATGTCTTCGACGGCTTGAACGAGGCCCGGATTGAGAACGCGAACGTCCTGATCGAGGGCAACCTTATCAAGACCGTTTCGACCAAGCCAATCACCGCGGACGGTGCGACAGTCATCGATGGCGGCGGACGGACGCTGATGCCCGGCTTGATCGACGCCCACTGGCACACGATGTTCTGCTTCTGGCCAATCAGCAAAATCATGAACGCTAACTTCGGATACCTCAGCATCGCGGCCGCCGAATCGTCGCGCGAGACGTTGTTGCGCGGCTTCACCACCGTGCGCGATGTTGGCGGCAATGTGTTTGGGGTCAAGAACGCTATTGAGGCGGGCCTAGCCAAAGGCCCGCGGATCTACCCCTCTGGGCCGTACATCGGCCAGACCTCCGGGCACGGCGACTTCCGCGGCTTCAACGATGTGCCGGAGAATCCGGGGACTCCGCTCGACTATACGCAGAGAATCGGACACACCTTGATCGCCGACGGGGTGCCGGAGGTGATCAAGCGCACCCGCGAGGCCTTGCGCATGGGTGCCAGCCAGATCAAGGCCCATGCCGGGGGCGGCGTGAGCTCCCTGTACGACCCGCTCGATGTCACGGAGTACACCTTCGAAGAGGCGAAGGCGATATGTGACGTCGCCAAGACCTGGAATACCTATGTGGCCATCCATGCCAACACGGATGCGGCTATCCAGATGTGGATCGAAGCCGGCGCACTTTCCGTCGAACACGGCTTCTTCATCGAGGAGGACACGGCCAAACTGATGGCGGAAAAGGGTGTGTGGTGGAGCATGCAGCCGATGGACGCCCATGGCGAGGACGCCTTCAAGTTCGAGAGCCCCATCAGCACGGCCAAGTATGAGCGGTGTGTTTCCGGCTTGGACGAGGCCATCGGGCTCGCCAAGAGGTACAAGGTCAAAACTGCCTTCGGCACCGATCTGCTGTTTGATGGAGCCCTCACCGCGAAGCAGGGCAAGTTCCTGGCGAAGCTGCAGAAGTGGTACACGCCCCACGAGGCGCTGAAGATGGCGACGCACGACAACGCGCAGCTCCTCAAACTGTGCGGTCCGCGCGATCCATACCCCGGCGAACTGGGTGTCATCAAGGAAGGCGCGCTGGCAGACCTCATTCTGGTCGACGGCAACCCGTTGGAAGACCTCGACCTTGTGGCCGATGCCGGCACGAATTTCGTCATCATCATGAAGGACGGCAAAATCTACAAGTACACGCTGCCCTAGCCAAGTAGGGTGCATCTTGACGCACCACTCGCCTACTCCTTCACCACCCAGCGCCCCTCCGCGTCAATCACGAATTGATAAACCGCCGCGTCACGCTTGCGGAGCTCGCTGTTGCGGCCGTCCAGCCGAAGCACGACCAGCTTGCCCCAATCGACCGGCACCCGGCTCATGTCCACCGCGAATCCCGTGACGTTCTCCGTGTCGATGACCAGCCGGTTGCGCTCCTCATCAAAATCGCCCGTCGCCCAGCCGCCTTCAGCCCCGTCGGCAATGTCCGTGACCGTAAGCCAACCGGGATCGGTCTGCGCCTCGAGCACGGCCAGCGCCGCGGCCAGCTCCCGCTCGTGAGTTTGGTCATCGACTTGCTCTGACTTGACCGGTGACGCATCGCCCGCCGCATTCTCGTTCGACGAAGCAGTCGCGCTGGGCACCGGTGCGGGCGCAACCCGCGACGAAGATCCCTGGCATCCGGCGAGTGCTAGAACAAACAGCGCAACGGCGGATCGGCAGGAAGTTACTCCGATCCGCGACACATAGCTGCTCGGGTTCGTCTTCAAGGTGCGATCTTCCCTGGTCGGCGTGCTTGGATTTGCAGCCAGGTAGGGTGCATCTTGATGCACCTCTTGACTGCGCGCAACCGTCGGACTCCGCCCTGCGCCGTAGCCACATTGGGTGCATCTCGATGCACCTCTTGACTGCGCGGTAGTGTCGATCCGGCTCGTCCCGTCCGCCACGATTCACCCGGATTTGCTCACCGTCCCAACGGGCGCCCGCCCGCCGGTTGCCAACGCCCGCCTCCCGTTATACCGTCGCTCCGCTCAGGAGGTTACCCCATGCACGACGAACTCGATCCCGCGATTCGCTCCACCACGATTCTCACCGTCCGCCGCGGCGGCGAGGTGGCCATCGGTGGCGACGGACAGGTTACGCTGGACAAAACGCGGATCAAACGCGACGCCCGCAAGATCCGCTCCCTGGCCGAGGGCACCGTCCTCTGCGGCTTCGCGGGGGGCACGGCCGACGCCTTCGCCCTGCTGGAGCGCTTCGAGACCCACCTCAATCAGCACCGCACCAACGTCCGCCGCGCCGCCATCGAGCTCGCCAAGCAGTGGCGGACCGACAAGGCCCTGCGGCAGCTCCGCTCGCTGCTG
This genomic interval from Phycisphaerae bacterium contains the following:
- a CDS encoding O-antigen ligase family protein; protein product: MPRAHAQTTAAGLRFLSLVVLVLVVSLRPMIAESYDTARSPFGSAISQIADPTPVRTLVLDVSILLAACASLVAHRMERSRRPRWPGLEWGLALCAFAALISCVFAGQKRLAINGAIDWLCLPILALTLADLLRRDGQRRLLLAAILGAAATQVATGVEQYRGFEDTWAQYQQHKAEFWAAQGIQPGDGRIELFERRANSREIQASFPHSNVAASYFLLCVFAAAGAALDRWRVAVASRAAPQLLLALGSTALAAALVGTLAFTGSLGAMLAGVAGLALWIVVIALRSWIARHRRLALRIGWGVALAAAVAFISWGLIRQSFPSMSLTFRWQYWTAAARMIADHPLTGVGRENFGRHYLQYKSIASPEEVSNPHNFLVQFAADWGLLGLAGAIVLLVAGVNAVTRPRANPPPSPEANDADPRDVRTSAGGISKDTPLTALDSPRRAVIWMCLLIASITLLRLPLLGSENFAFLYYNSVLAALSFAIGFIMVAMPRTAAPAIAPPSTRIANDGVAPRVIQFDLAIAVGLFAFLVSDLINFSLFVPGSATTFFAFLGLALSTRRTNASSEQQALACANTRPPKPGTVSSAMAYLRRTSPLPYVTGALAFAAIFLGLIPVACSAHALAEARRLTAEPYSGEPLYHPAYPAFQRAADLDPFDSTALRECSLWLFSLAESIPPENDAARQYALQALRMARVTRDPYDLSSRRRLARIDMALGNRTGDEKDYRAAVAAAEAALRLYPESPESLILLADIERGAADGMNAADLRARAVEHYRAALDMDRSRPPWAEFNRLPQREVERVEKAIAEMTMPARGE
- a CDS encoding amidohydrolase family protein encodes the protein MIRTLTSLAALATAALGAVASAQHTEPHLTLFTNVHVFDGLNEARIENANVLIEGNLIKTVSTKPITADGATVIDGGGRTLMPGLIDAHWHTMFCFWPISKIMNANFGYLSIAAAESSRETLLRGFTTVRDVGGNVFGVKNAIEAGLAKGPRIYPSGPYIGQTSGHGDFRGFNDVPENPGTPLDYTQRIGHTLIADGVPEVIKRTREALRMGASQIKAHAGGGVSSLYDPLDVTEYTFEEAKAICDVAKTWNTYVAIHANTDAAIQMWIEAGALSVEHGFFIEEDTAKLMAEKGVWWSMQPMDAHGEDAFKFESPISTAKYERCVSGLDEAIGLAKRYKVKTAFGTDLLFDGALTAKQGKFLAKLQKWYTPHEALKMATHDNAQLLKLCGPRDPYPGELGVIKEGALADLILVDGNPLEDLDLVADAGTNFVIIMKDGKIYKYTLP
- the hslV gene encoding ATP-dependent protease subunit HslV; the protein is MHDELDPAIRSTTILTVRRGGEVAIGGDGQVTLDKTRIKRDARKIRSLAEGTVLCGFAGGTADAFALLERFETHLNQHRTNVRRAAIELAKQWRTDKALRQLRSLLVVVTADVTLMIGGSGDVIEPSDGVLGIGSGGMYAMAAARALMDNTELGAATIVEKAMHIAADICVFTNHEIIVETLK